The following proteins are co-located in the Triticum aestivum cultivar Chinese Spring chromosome 1A, IWGSC CS RefSeq v2.1, whole genome shotgun sequence genome:
- the LOC123090128 gene encoding uncharacterized protein isoform X1, whose protein sequence is MSWTNPSCFSTSPRSLSSPQHAPETPSPPLVDPAATGLPSSRQEVQENRRCLLRLPRALNRARKARTLAIDLVFNAYIAGVRRRLPPLRSTSGLPDLAFVLTFLFLPCFRVSKKRKTKWSSIDPELHGTHFWKERSPEDLKCT, encoded by the exons ATGTCGTGGACAAACCCTAGCTGCTTTTCCACTTCCCCTCGCTCGCTCTCCTCTCCACAACACGCGCCcgagacgccgtcgccgcctctcgtcgatcccgcggccaccggcctcccctcgtcgCGCCAAGAGGTCCAGGAGAACCGTCGTTGTCTACTTCGTCTACCCCGAGCACTGAATCGAGCAAGGAAGGCCCGTACACTCGCCATCGACCTCGTCTTCAACGCGTACATCGCCGGCGTCCGGCGTCGATTGCCGCCGCTCCGGTCCACCTccggcctccccgacctcgccttCGTGCTCACT tttctgtttttaccttgttttagggtttcgaagaaaaggaaaaccaaatggagttcAATTGACCCGGaacttcacggaacccatttttggaaggaaagaagcccagaagacttgaagtgcacgtaa
- the LOC123090128 gene encoding uncharacterized protein isoform X2, whose product MSWTNPSCFSTSPRSLSSPQHAPETPSPPLVDPAATGLPSSRQEVQENRRCLLRLPRALNRARKARTLAIDLVFNAYIAGVRRRLPPLRSTSGLPDLAFVLTMTDPRSQTTPLMTTTTLRMPTTTWRPPTTRSS is encoded by the exons ATGTCGTGGACAAACCCTAGCTGCTTTTCCACTTCCCCTCGCTCGCTCTCCTCTCCACAACACGCGCCcgagacgccgtcgccgcctctcgtcgatcccgcggccaccggcctcccctcgtcgCGCCAAGAGGTCCAGGAGAACCGTCGTTGTCTACTTCGTCTACCCCGAGCACTGAATCGAGCAAGGAAGGCCCGTACACTCGCCATCGACCTCGTCTTCAACGCGTACATCGCCGGCGTCCGGCGTCGATTGCCGCCGCTCCGGTCCACCTccggcctccccgacctcgccttCGTGCTCACT atgacggatcccaggagccagacgacgccactgatgactactactaccctgaggatgcctactactacgtggaggccgccgacgaccaggagtagttag
- the LOC123090128 gene encoding uncharacterized protein isoform X3, translating into MSWTNPSCFSTSPRSLSSPQHAPETPSPPLVDPAATGLPSSRQEVQENRRCLLRLPRALNRARKARTLAIDLVFNAYIAGVRRRLPPLRSTSGLPDLAFVLTTPRPMMPL; encoded by the exons ATGTCGTGGACAAACCCTAGCTGCTTTTCCACTTCCCCTCGCTCGCTCTCCTCTCCACAACACGCGCCcgagacgccgtcgccgcctctcgtcgatcccgcggccaccggcctcccctcgtcgCGCCAAGAGGTCCAGGAGAACCGTCGTTGTCTACTTCGTCTACCCCGAGCACTGAATCGAGCAAGGAAGGCCCGTACACTCGCCATCGACCTCGTCTTCAACGCGTACATCGCCGGCGTCCGGCGTCGATTGCCGCCGCTCCGGTCCACCTccggcctccccgacctcgccttCGTGCTCACT accccgagaccgatgatgccgctgtga